One window from the genome of Acidihalobacter ferrooxydans encodes:
- the asd gene encoding aspartate-semialdehyde dehydrogenase encodes MKRVGLVGWRGMVGSVLMQRMQEENDFALIGPQFFSTSNAGGDAPAYGGGTLADAFDIARLGEMDVIITCQGGDYTAEVYPKLRAAGWAGHWIDAASTLRMSDESVIILDPVNRDIIDARLAAGGKTWIGGNCTVSLMLMGLGGLFRAGLVEWMSVMTYQAASGAGAQNMRELLNQMGALHACVAAELADPASAILDIDAKVSAELRSSDFPVAQFGVPLAGSLIPWIDKQLDNGQSREEWKAQAETNKILGSESSPLPVDGMCVRVGSMRCHSQALTIKLAQDVSIAEVETLIREANDWVRLIPNERDVSMRELSPAAVNGKLEVPVGRVRKLNMGPEYLGAFTCGDQLLWGAAEPLRRMLRIVLEAGD; translated from the coding sequence ATGAAACGAGTCGGATTGGTCGGATGGCGCGGCATGGTCGGTTCCGTGCTGATGCAGCGTATGCAGGAAGAAAATGATTTCGCACTGATCGGACCGCAATTTTTCAGCACGTCGAACGCTGGTGGCGACGCTCCGGCCTATGGCGGCGGCACGCTGGCCGATGCCTTTGATATTGCCCGCCTCGGTGAGATGGATGTGATCATCACCTGCCAGGGGGGCGACTACACTGCCGAGGTCTACCCGAAGCTGCGGGCTGCGGGCTGGGCCGGTCACTGGATCGACGCCGCCTCGACACTGCGCATGAGCGATGAGTCGGTGATCATTCTCGATCCGGTCAACCGCGACATTATCGACGCCAGGCTGGCTGCCGGCGGCAAGACCTGGATCGGCGGTAACTGCACGGTCAGCCTGATGCTGATGGGACTCGGTGGGCTGTTCCGCGCAGGTCTGGTTGAATGGATGAGCGTGATGACGTATCAGGCCGCAAGCGGAGCGGGTGCGCAGAACATGCGCGAACTGCTCAATCAGATGGGCGCGCTGCACGCCTGTGTGGCCGCTGAACTGGCTGATCCTGCTTCGGCGATTCTTGATATCGATGCGAAGGTGAGCGCTGAGTTGCGGTCGTCCGACTTTCCGGTCGCGCAGTTCGGCGTGCCGCTGGCCGGGAGTCTGATTCCATGGATCGACAAGCAGCTCGATAACGGTCAGAGCCGTGAGGAGTGGAAGGCGCAGGCGGAGACGAACAAAATTCTTGGCAGCGAGTCGAGTCCTTTGCCTGTCGATGGCATGTGCGTGCGCGTGGGCAGCATGCGCTGTCATTCTCAGGCGCTGACCATCAAGCTCGCGCAAGATGTGTCTATCGCCGAGGTTGAAACGTTGATTCGCGAGGCCAACGATTGGGTGAGGCTGATACCGAACGAGCGGGATGTGTCGATGCGCGAATTGAGTCCGGCGGCGGTCAATGGCAAGCTCGAAGTGCCCGTCGGGCGCGTGCGCAAACTCAATATGGGGCCGGAATATCTCGGCGCGTTTACGTGTGGCGATCAGCTGTTGTGGGGCGCAGCGGAGCCTTTGCGGCGCATGTTGCGGATTGTTCTGGAAGCGGGCGATTGA
- the leuB gene encoding 3-isopropylmalate dehydrogenase, which produces MSRTILVLPGDGIGPEIIAEAVKLIDALKSRHGLDVELDEATIGGAGYDAAGHPLPEETLTKARAADAVLLGAVGGPQYDALPRELRPERGLLGIRKELGLFANLRPALLYPELAEASTLKREVVEGLDIMIVRELTGGIYFGEPRGVRTREDGEREGFNTLVYREHEVERIARVAFETAMKRGKRLCSVDKANVLEVSELWREVVERVGRDYPGVELSHMYVDNAAMQLIRAPKQFDVMVTTNLFGDILSDAASMLTGSIGMLPSASLNADGQGMYEPIHGSAPDIAGQGMANSLATILSVSMLLRHSLREAALADRVDAAVGTVLRQGLRTADLARGGEAVVGTAAMGDAVVAAL; this is translated from the coding sequence ATGAGTCGTACAATTCTGGTGCTGCCGGGCGATGGGATCGGTCCGGAAATCATCGCCGAGGCGGTAAAGCTCATCGATGCGCTGAAGTCCAGGCACGGGTTGGATGTCGAACTCGACGAGGCAACCATCGGCGGAGCCGGATACGACGCGGCGGGCCATCCGCTGCCAGAGGAAACGCTGACCAAGGCGCGTGCGGCCGACGCCGTGCTGCTCGGCGCGGTCGGCGGGCCACAGTACGACGCGCTGCCGCGCGAGCTGCGCCCGGAGCGCGGGCTGTTGGGCATTCGCAAGGAGTTGGGTCTGTTCGCCAACCTGCGCCCGGCGTTGCTGTACCCCGAGCTGGCCGAGGCTTCGACGCTCAAGCGCGAGGTGGTCGAGGGATTGGATATCATGATCGTTCGCGAACTGACCGGCGGCATCTATTTCGGCGAACCGCGCGGCGTGCGTACCCGCGAGGACGGCGAGCGCGAGGGTTTCAATACGCTGGTCTACCGCGAACACGAGGTCGAGCGTATCGCCCGTGTGGCCTTTGAGACGGCGATGAAGCGCGGCAAGCGCCTGTGCTCGGTAGACAAGGCCAACGTGCTGGAAGTATCCGAGTTGTGGCGCGAGGTGGTCGAGCGCGTGGGCCGCGACTACCCCGGGGTCGAGCTGTCGCACATGTATGTGGACAACGCGGCGATGCAGTTGATTCGTGCACCGAAGCAGTTCGACGTGATGGTCACCACCAATTTGTTTGGTGACATTCTGTCCGATGCCGCGTCCATGCTGACCGGTTCGATCGGCATGCTGCCCTCGGCCTCGCTGAACGCCGATGGTCAGGGTATGTACGAACCGATCCACGGATCGGCGCCGGACATCGCCGGGCAGGGCATGGCAAATTCGCTGGCGACGATCCTCTCCGTGTCGATGCTGCTGCGCCATTCGCTGCGCGAGGCCGCACTGGCGGACCGCGTGGATGCGGCGGTCGGCACGGTGTTGCGGCAAGGGCTGCGCACAGCGGATCTGGCACGCGGCGGCGAGGCGGTCGTGGGTACGGCGGCGATGGGCGACGCGGTCGTGGCAGCGCTTTAA
- a CDS encoding EamA family transporter, producing MSVPAWIPVTLAAAIFQVWRTALQAKLRESLSASGAGFVRYLYALPLDAAMLLIAWVWLRVEMPSLSPAFLLLCVVAGLAQIVATVLLISAFGLRNFVVGTAYAKTEAAQLVVISVVVFGVSLPPLATAGILLAVIGVLLLSFVGRRMSPGELLRASLQPAALYGLGAGLCFAITALALRQASLTLPEALPALFKALLMLLVTNLLQTAMQGAYMAWRQRPQLAACLQSWRRAAPVGALSALGSAAWFTGFALTHVALVRGLGQIEILFTFLVGHFYLRERVWVGEALALVLVTLGVVMIAVSEIH from the coding sequence GGATTCCGGTCACCCTAGCTGCCGCGATTTTCCAGGTCTGGCGTACCGCGTTGCAGGCGAAGTTGCGCGAGTCACTGTCGGCCAGTGGCGCGGGCTTCGTCCGCTACCTGTACGCGCTGCCGCTGGACGCGGCGATGCTGCTGATCGCCTGGGTGTGGCTGCGGGTCGAGATGCCGTCGTTGTCGCCGGCATTTCTGCTCTTGTGCGTGGTTGCCGGGCTGGCGCAGATCGTCGCTACGGTCTTGCTGATCAGTGCCTTCGGTCTGCGCAACTTCGTGGTCGGCACGGCCTACGCCAAGACGGAAGCCGCGCAACTGGTGGTGATCTCGGTGGTGGTGTTCGGCGTCAGCCTGCCGCCGCTGGCGACGGCGGGTATCCTGCTGGCGGTGATCGGCGTGCTGCTGCTGTCCTTCGTCGGACGGCGCATGAGTCCGGGCGAGTTGCTGCGCGCTTCGCTGCAGCCGGCGGCGCTGTACGGCCTGGGCGCGGGACTGTGTTTCGCGATCACCGCACTGGCACTGCGACAGGCAAGCCTCACGTTGCCGGAAGCGCTGCCCGCGCTGTTCAAGGCCTTGCTGATGCTGCTGGTGACCAATCTGCTGCAGACCGCGATGCAGGGTGCCTACATGGCCTGGCGCCAGCGTCCGCAGCTCGCCGCCTGCTTGCAGTCCTGGCGCCGCGCGGCACCGGTGGGCGCGCTGTCAGCCCTCGGCTCGGCGGCCTGGTTCACCGGCTTCGCGCTGACGCATGTCGCGCTGGTGCGGGGTCTGGGACAGATCGAGATTCTGTTCACTTTTCTGGTCGGGCATTTTTATCTGCGCGAGCGGGTGTGGGTCGGCGAGGCTCTGGCCTTGGTGCTGGTCACGCTCGGTGTGGTGATGATTGCGGTTTCAGAGATACATTAA